The proteins below come from a single Salvelinus fontinalis isolate EN_2023a chromosome 1, ASM2944872v1, whole genome shotgun sequence genomic window:
- the LOC129857712 gene encoding carbohydrate sulfotransferase 15-like: MSRTDYKNCAISQTDYTYDQLCPMEVKNYRKRPTPCLDDVDDGHIILPSVLEVRRVPLWPLGPLRSVTKVKVISFLLGLTLTFLIMASYVFTLDKKGLMLTLPPFHLRTIVNPSSTISPNLSSTKDYVNIKLLVKCITAKLEFSPRKLPLLKDVVNSDSHLFSIIPRQFLPNIKSPCWYEELSGKTKVDPYRKNLYAVRSKTFRTVCDYLRNNFQEHLSHSFNDKQYRLRCLPYFYIIGQPKCGTTDLFHRLLLHPEVKFTTMKEPHWWTRKRFGIIHLKDGLLERFPVEDYLDLFDLAAYHIQQGILGNTSGDDSQRHLITGEASASTMWDNQAWSYLYDNRVDGEPPFLAQDFIHTVQPNAKIIVMLRDPVERLYSDYLYFNMANKSVEDFDQRVSESLQLFEACLAESSMRSCVYNTRLSNAMPVRLNLGLYVVFLLDWLTVFHRNQILVLQLEDYAANLRLTINKVFDFLNVGPLSEQTEAALTKRPMSNTRRAADRSLGPMLPSTRDLLRVFHQPFNHKLATVLDNKAFHWTEI; encoded by the exons ATGTCTCGTACAGACTACAAAAATTGTGCCATTTCTCAAACGGACTACACATATGACCAACTCTGCCCCATGGAAGTTAAGAACTACAGGAAAAGACCCACGCCTTGTTTGGACGATGTGGATGACGGTCACATAATCCTGCCTAGTGTCCTGGAGGTGAGGCGGGTTCCTCTGTGGCCATTGGGCCCCCTGAGGAGTGTCACAAAGGTCAAGGTTATCAGCTTCCTGCTCGGACTGACATTGACCTTCCTCATTATGGCTTCTTACGTCTTTACCTTGGATAAAAAGGGTCTGATGCTGACACTGCCACCGTTCCACCTCAGAACTATAGTCAACCCCAGCAGCACCATCTCCCCTAACCTGTCCTCTACCAAGGACTATGTCAACATTAAGCTCCTGGTGAAGTGCATTACAGCTAAGCTTGAGTTCAGCCCAAGGAAGCTGCCTCTTCTGAAGGACGTTGTCAATAGTGACTCTCAT TTGTTTTCCATTATTCCTCGTCAGTTCCTCCCCAATATCAAGAGTCCATGCTGGTATGAGGAGCTCTCTGGGAAAACCAAAGTGGATCCTTACAGGAAAAACTTGTATGCCGTTCGCTCCAAGACCTTCCGGACTGTCTGTGACTACCTGAGGAATAATTTCCAGGAACACTTGTCCCACAGCTTCAACGACAAGCAATACCGCCTGCGCTGTCTGCCATATTTCTACATCATTGGCCAGCCCAAATGTGGCACAACGGACCTGTTTCACCGACTGCTGCTACACCCGGAGGTCAAGTTCACCACCATGAAAGAGCCCCACTGGTGGACAAGGAAAAGGTTTG GTATCATCCATCTTAAAGATGGCCTCCTGGAGCGCTTCCCTGTGGAGGACTACCTGGACCTTTTTGACCTGGCTGCCTACCACATCCAGCAGGGAATACTGGGGAATACCTCTGGAGATGACAGCCAGCGACACCTCATCACAG GTGAAGCAAGCGCATCCACGATGTGGGACAACCAAGCCTGGAGCTATCTCTATGACAACCGGGTGGATGGGGAGCCTCCTTTCCTGGCCCAGGACTTCATCCACACTGTTCAGCCCAACGCTAAAATCATCGTCATGCTCAGAGACCCAGTAGAGAG GTTGTATTCAGACTACCTGTACTTCAACATGGCTAACAAGTCAGTGGAGGACTTTGACCAGAGGGTCTCAGAATCTTTACAGCTGTTTGAGGCTTGTTTAGCAGAGAGCTCCATGCGTTCCTGTGTCTACAATACTAGACTCTCCAATGCCATGCCG GTCAGACTGAACCTGGGACTATATGTTGTCTTCCTGCTGGACTGGTTGACTGTCTTCCACAGGAATCAAATCCTAGTGCTGCAGTTAGAAGACTACGCTGCCAATCTGAGACTCACCATAAATAAAGTCTTTGACTTCCTAAACGTGG GGCCTTTATCTGAGCAGACCGAGGCAGCTCTCACCAAGAGGCCCATGTCCAACACACGGAGGGCAGCAGACAGGAGCTTGGGCCCCATGTTGCCCAGCACCAGGGACCTCCTCAGGGTGTTCCACCAGCCATTCAACCACAAACTGGCCACAGTCCTGGACAACAAGGCCTTCCACTGGACAGAGATATGA